From the Exiguobacterium aurantiacum genome, one window contains:
- a CDS encoding response regulator transcription factor, translating into MEQLQTRIAIVDDHELFREGLKRIFDLEDEFTVVAEGRTGTEAIRIAADHKPEILILDINMPELNGIEATKQLSVLSPETRVLILSIHDDESYITHALEAGASGFLLKEVASTELISAVRSVAKDGAYLHPKVTTNVLKEYRRLLQFKGEQAGRNVENRTDDPVYQLLSRREVEVLHLLAEGRSNRDISDMLFISEKTVKNHVSSVLRKMEVNDRTQAVVDAIRRGWVEI; encoded by the coding sequence ATGGAACAATTACAAACACGCATCGCAATCGTGGATGACCATGAACTGTTTCGAGAAGGCTTGAAACGGATCTTTGATTTAGAGGACGAATTCACGGTCGTCGCCGAAGGGCGGACCGGTACCGAGGCGATTCGCATCGCCGCCGACCATAAGCCGGAGATCTTGATTCTCGACATCAACATGCCTGAACTGAACGGGATCGAGGCGACGAAACAGTTGTCGGTGCTGTCACCGGAGACACGCGTCCTCATCCTGTCGATCCATGACGATGAGTCATACATCACGCACGCGCTCGAAGCGGGCGCATCGGGCTTCTTGCTCAAGGAAGTCGCCTCGACCGAGCTCATCTCGGCCGTGCGTTCGGTCGCGAAGGACGGGGCTTACCTGCATCCGAAAGTGACGACGAACGTCTTGAAAGAATACCGTCGTCTGCTCCAATTCAAAGGCGAACAGGCCGGCCGTAACGTCGAGAACCGGACCGATGACCCGGTCTACCAATTGTTGTCGCGCCGTGAAGTCGAAGTGTTGCACTTGCTCGCCGAAGGTCGTTCGAACCGCGACATCAGCGACATGCTGTTCATCAGCGAGAAGACGGTCAAGAACCACGTCTCGTCGGTGCTCCGCAAGATGGAAGTGAACGACCGCACACAAGCCGTCGTCGACGCCATCCGCCGCGGATGGGTCGAGATTTGA
- the treR gene encoding trehalose operon repressor has protein sequence MKTGEYAAESKLPSETELMHEYEASRGTVRKALDLLQEHGYVRKHHGKGVFVLRRDQIEFQFNGIVSFSEVYASMLGRSIQTSVASFEDIEAPAWLAERMNLQPGTRMYRIERVRNFDGENVILDVNYFVKDLVPGLTEEIAAQSIYAYVEHELGMQISYAKRKIAAEDVTELDRLRLDLHDYEYVIVITNDTFLYEGRQFEYTESRHRLDKFQFSDVARR, from the coding sequence ATGAAGACTGGGGAGTACGCAGCGGAATCGAAGTTGCCGTCCGAGACCGAGCTGATGCACGAGTATGAGGCGAGCCGAGGCACGGTCCGGAAAGCGCTCGACCTGCTCCAAGAGCACGGTTACGTCCGGAAGCATCACGGGAAAGGTGTGTTCGTGCTGCGACGCGACCAAATCGAGTTCCAGTTCAACGGCATCGTCAGTTTCTCGGAAGTGTACGCCAGCATGCTCGGCCGCTCGATCCAGACGTCGGTCGCCTCGTTCGAGGACATCGAGGCACCGGCTTGGCTCGCCGAGCGAATGAATTTGCAGCCGGGGACACGGATGTACCGAATCGAACGGGTCCGAAACTTCGACGGGGAGAATGTCATCCTGGACGTGAACTATTTCGTCAAAGACCTCGTGCCCGGCCTGACAGAAGAAATCGCCGCGCAATCGATTTACGCCTATGTCGAGCACGAGCTCGGGATGCAAATCAGTTACGCCAAGCGGAAGATTGCGGCCGAGGACGTGACCGAGCTCGACCGGCTGCGACTCGACCTCCACGATTACGAGTACGTCATCGTCATCACGAACGACACGTTCCTGTATGAAGGAAGACAGTTCGAATATACGGAATCCCGCCACCGGCTCGATAAGTTCCAGTTCAGCGACGTGGCGCGCCGCTAA
- the treP gene encoding PTS system trehalose-specific EIIBC component: MKADYRQIAADILEAIGGKDNVDKAAHCVTRLRLSLKDQSLVNEAKVKEADLVKGAFENSGVYQVVIGAGDVERVYAEFIKLAGLEAATVAEVKSAGGKKMNPLQKLVKVFSDVFMPIIPAIIVAGLLMGINNLLASEGLFVEGATLIEAYPNLQGLWDLINMMANTAFVFLPALVGWSATKRFGGSEVLGIVMGLLLVHPDLLNAWGYGQAALEGDVPTFNILGLFEIEKVGYQGQILPILAAAFILSHIEMFLKKHVPNAIQLLVVPITTIVVTGFLALAIVGPVTRGIGNVIATSLVNVFEVVPVVGALLFGLFYAPLVVTGMHHLFIAIDLQLIAETGGTFIWPMLALSNIAQGSAALAMFFVYKHNAKQKSMASTSAISAYFGITEPAMFGVNLPNKFPFYSAMIGSAIAAIFITLNDVQAIGIGVGGLPGFLSIFTDKILLFIVGMIIAIVVPFVLTFVLSKRYMKKGEIEENKVA; the protein is encoded by the coding sequence ATGAAGGCAGATTATCGTCAAATCGCCGCGGATATCCTTGAAGCCATCGGGGGCAAGGATAACGTCGACAAAGCGGCGCACTGTGTCACGCGACTCCGTCTTTCGTTGAAGGACCAGTCGCTCGTCAACGAAGCAAAAGTAAAAGAAGCCGATCTCGTCAAAGGCGCATTCGAGAACTCGGGTGTGTATCAAGTCGTCATCGGAGCCGGTGACGTCGAACGCGTCTACGCCGAATTCATCAAACTCGCCGGGCTCGAAGCGGCGACGGTCGCCGAGGTCAAATCGGCCGGCGGTAAGAAGATGAACCCGCTCCAAAAACTCGTCAAAGTGTTCTCGGACGTGTTCATGCCAATCATCCCGGCCATCATCGTCGCCGGTCTGTTGATGGGGATCAACAACTTGCTCGCGTCAGAAGGACTGTTCGTCGAGGGGGCGACGCTGATCGAGGCGTACCCGAACCTGCAAGGACTTTGGGATCTCATCAATATGATGGCGAACACGGCGTTCGTCTTCCTCCCGGCGCTCGTCGGTTGGTCGGCGACGAAACGGTTCGGCGGCAGCGAAGTGCTCGGGATCGTCATGGGTCTCTTGCTCGTCCACCCGGACCTCTTGAACGCCTGGGGTTATGGGCAGGCGGCGCTTGAAGGCGACGTCCCGACGTTCAACATCCTTGGCTTGTTTGAAATCGAGAAAGTCGGCTATCAAGGTCAGATTCTTCCGATTTTGGCAGCGGCCTTCATTTTGAGCCATATCGAGATGTTCTTGAAAAAGCATGTCCCGAACGCGATTCAATTGCTCGTCGTACCGATCACGACCATCGTCGTCACCGGTTTCCTCGCGCTCGCGATCGTCGGACCGGTCACACGTGGAATCGGGAACGTCATCGCGACGAGCCTCGTCAACGTGTTCGAAGTCGTACCGGTCGTCGGTGCGCTCTTGTTCGGACTGTTCTACGCACCGCTCGTCGTCACGGGGATGCACCACTTGTTCATCGCAATCGACCTTCAGCTCATCGCGGAAACGGGCGGTACGTTCATCTGGCCGATGCTCGCCTTGTCGAACATCGCTCAAGGCTCGGCTGCACTTGCCATGTTCTTCGTCTATAAGCACAATGCAAAACAAAAGAGTATGGCGTCGACATCAGCCATCTCGGCTTACTTCGGGATCACCGAGCCGGCCATGTTCGGGGTGAACTTGCCGAACAAGTTCCCGTTCTACTCGGCGATGATCGGGTCGGCGATTGCCGCTATCTTCATCACCTTGAACGACGTCCAAGCAATCGGGATCGGGGTCGGAGGTCTACCAGGCTTCCTTTCCATCTTCACCGATAAAATCTTGCTCTTCATCGTCGGGATGATTATCGCGATCGTCGTCCCGTTCGTCTTGACGTTCGTCTTGTCGAAACGTTACATGAAAAAAGGCGAAATCGAAGAAAACAAAGTCGCATAA
- a CDS encoding DegV family protein, whose product MGNIAILTDSTAYLPAEFCERHDVHVAPLSVIFDGESFREAVDITTEAFYDRIEAGNLPTTSQPSIGETIELIERLPDEVTDVVAITLSSGISGTYQSMIALNDMVDVNVHAFDSEISCMPQAFLVEEAIHLRDAGASAQEIMAHLEKMRELIRAYFVVDDLDHLQRGGRLSAAQALVGSFLQIKPVLHFQDRLIVPFEKIRTYKKAVRRIEEMMEQSIKGDGAGYCIGIIHANCPDRQAEEIASMKQKFPQAHVTGGHFGPVIGTHLGPGAIGITWYRREW is encoded by the coding sequence ATGGGAAACATAGCCATTTTGACCGACAGTACCGCCTATTTGCCGGCCGAATTTTGTGAGCGCCACGACGTCCACGTCGCCCCGCTCAGTGTGATCTTTGACGGGGAGTCGTTCCGCGAAGCCGTCGACATCACGACCGAGGCTTTTTATGACCGGATCGAGGCAGGGAACTTGCCGACGACATCCCAGCCGAGCATCGGGGAGACGATCGAATTGATTGAACGTCTCCCGGACGAGGTGACGGACGTCGTCGCCATCACGCTCTCGAGCGGGATCAGCGGTACGTACCAGTCGATGATCGCCTTGAACGACATGGTCGACGTCAACGTCCACGCGTTCGACTCGGAAATCTCATGTATGCCTCAAGCGTTCCTCGTCGAAGAGGCAATCCATTTGCGTGACGCCGGCGCGTCGGCGCAGGAAATCATGGCTCACCTTGAAAAGATGCGCGAGTTGATTCGTGCGTACTTCGTCGTCGATGACCTCGACCACCTCCAACGAGGCGGGCGGCTCAGCGCGGCGCAGGCGCTTGTCGGATCGTTCCTTCAAATCAAGCCGGTGCTTCACTTCCAAGACCGGTTGATCGTGCCGTTCGAAAAAATTCGGACGTACAAGAAGGCGGTCCGCCGCATCGAAGAGATGATGGAACAGTCGATCAAGGGCGACGGTGCAGGCTACTGTATCGGGATCATCCACGCCAACTGCCCGGACCGTCAGGCCGAGGAGATCGCATCGATGAAACAGAAGTTCCCACAGGCCCATGTCACGGGCGGTCATTTCGGACCGGTCATCGGGACACACCTTGGACCTGGTGCGATCGGCATCACGTGGTATCGCCGCGAGTGGTAA